In the genome of Palaemon carinicauda isolate YSFRI2023 chromosome 13, ASM3689809v2, whole genome shotgun sequence, one region contains:
- the LOC137651676 gene encoding glutamate receptor ionotropic, delta-2-like, with protein sequence SPTERFLEAVRLYLHPNTYIVLAGSHGNSTDIIQHDVFRNTANIIYLGIKEETISNSESIRPQRNNSRGIEVFSRCLYCNGGNSKTYSVGIWNPKISPHIDTQLFEDQFKNFHGHTFRIVCLAWFPYTDYTRTSDAGGTIVYPQDSLDVRMLNGIAKALNFSYEMRVPWDNQWGTSTPNGNWTGIVGTLQYHKGDFSMMLSWLENRLPVVDYSRVYSSEPLVMVTAKSKPLSQSFALVRPFTGQLWALFLLSVVAAGFILWILQKLRSRISDEENFSLDRSILVTWAIILEDPPLQLPENITAQMLIGWWWLYCMLVTITYRSSLIAHLTVPGKSPELNSLEDLLIANRKQKWTWGFEPTYGSGWEWLKLNENPTVEEVFKDIEVLKLDEQIARVLAGQHAFITWKYYIRSIILSKYTDERGYTPMHTSKSEFFNYGGYGWGFRKGAPFRGRIDIMKLRLIESGAITFWMNDLIESSAAKFRIQRQKEKPESEASADERSGGDKEGTNTVLGLGHLQGVFYLLIMGNVLGLLSFVIEYWFNCFSNPDK encoded by the exons tctcctacggaaAGGTTTCTGGAAGCTGTGCGACTTTACCTCCACCCAAACACTTACATCGTGTTGGCTGGCAGTCATGGAAATTCTACTGATATTATCCAACACGACGTCTTCCGCAATACTGCGAATATTATCTATCTTGGaataaaagaagaaacaatatCCAATTCTGAAAGTATTCGCCCACAAAGGAATA ATAGTAGAGGGATCGAAGTATTCTCAAGATGTCTTTATTGCAATGGAGGGAATTCAAAAACCTACTCAGTGGGAATTTGGAATCCAAAGATCTCACCCCATATCGACACTCAACTTTTTGAAG ACCAGTTCAAGAATTTCCATGGACATACATTCAGGATAGTCTGCTTGGCGTGGTTCCCGTACACAGACTACACCCGGACGAGCGACGCAGGAGGTACAATTGTGTATCCCCAGGACTCCTTGGATGTTAGGATGCTCAACGGAATTGCCAAGGCTTTGAATTTCTC CTATGAAATGCGCGTTCCCTGGGACAACCAGTGGGGAACGTCCACACCTAACGGAAACTGGACAGGGATCGTTGGAACACTGCAGTACCATAAGGGGGACTTTTCGATGATGCTCTCTTGGCTGGAGAACCGTCTTCCGGTCGTCGATTATTCCAGAGTCTACTCATCCGAACCCCTCGTCATGGTGACGGCGAAGTCGAAACCTTTGTCTCAGTCTTTCGCCCTCGTCAGGCCTTTTACGG GTCAACTATGGGCTTTGTTTCTTCTATCTGTCGTGGCTGCTGGATTTATATTGTGGATTCTTCAGAAGTTAAGGTCTCGAATTTCTGACGAGGAGAACTTTAGTCTTGACAGAAGTATCCTCGTGACATGGGCCATCATTTTGGAAGATCCACCCCTGCAACTGCCAGAGAACATCACAGCGCAG ATGTTGATAGGCTGGTGGTGGCTGTATTGTATGCTGGTAACCATCACATACCGATCGTCTTTGATCGCCCATTTGACCGTTCCTGGAAAGTCTCCCGAGCTCAATTCACTGGAGGATCTTCTGATAGCCAACAGGAAGCAGAAGTGGACGTGGGGCTTCGAACCTACCTATGGCTCAGGGTGGGAGTGGCTTAAGTTGAACGAGAACCCAACTGTCGAGGAAGTATTTAAAGACATAGAG GTTCTGAAGTTGGACGAGCAGATAGCCAGGGTCCTCGCTGGCCAACACGCCTTCATCACGTGGAAGTATTACATACGCTCAATCATCCTTTCGAAGTACACCGACGAGCGGGGTTACACTCCCATGCACACATCCAAGAGTGAATTCTTCAATTATGGGGGTTATGGATGGGGTTTCAG GAAAGGCGCCCCCTTCCGAGGACGAATCGACATCATGAAATTGCGATTGATCGAGAGTGGCGCCATAACGTTCTGGATGAACGATCTCATAGAGTCGTCGGCTGCGAAGTTTCGAATCCAGAGGCAAAAGGAGAAACCGGAATCTGAAGCCTCTGCTGATGAAAGAAGTGGTGGGGATAAG GAAGGCACCAACACTGTTCTTGGGTTGGGACACCTCCAAGGTGTTTTTTATTTGCTGATAATGGGGAACGTCTTGGGCCTTTTAAGCTTCGTTATTGAGTACTGGTTCAACTGCTTCTCCAACCCAGACAAATAA
- the LOC137651675 gene encoding UNC93-like protein produces the protein MAADNETSSIRDAEANVGIKAPLAEVGTRNLTEEEVKEKRSILKNVVVVSFAFTVLFTSYNSMENMQSSLNDDNGTTSLAALYVGFLFSGCFLPSLLLKYLKEKYTLTLSAFSFSFYMAAQFYPRLYVLVPTAVVLGLGAASLWASKGTYITKSGKRYAEITGEDACAVITRFFSIFYMFYQSTQVWGNLLSSAVLSVNAEVEFNKSDEHLDLCGYNFCVNNRNYNESFTDGNETQDISSQLPKPANWQIYALATVYLAGPILATLLLLTFLDPIKGSQENTMEGKSGCQLIAATFNHLRHPYQMLLVPLTIWSGVERAFLGADFTAAYVSCSLGIHMVGFIMICYGAFDVLASMSASTMVRIFGRVPLIILAFLINLSMIITLIYWSPNPQQMPVFFAISGLWGLADGIWQTQINSLYGVLFAGNTEAGFSNCRLWEATGFSIAFACSSVLCIHSKIIVIITILVLGVTGYLIIEVIEKSGGLYKRSD, from the exons ATGGCAGCGGACAACGAAACATCAAGCATCAGGGATGCTGAAGCCAATGTCGGAATAAAAG CACCATTGGCCGAGGTAGGGACCAGGAACCTGACCGAAGAAGAGGTCAAGGAGAAACGAAGTATTTTGAAAAACGTGGTTGTGGTGTCCTTTGCATTTACCGTCCTTTTCACCAGTTACAACTCAATGGAAAATATGCAGTCTTCGCTGAATGA CGACAATGGTACGACCTCCCTTGCGGCCCTCTACGTCGGCTTCCTCTTTTCTGGATGTTTCCTGCCCTCGCTTCTGCTGAAGTACCTGAAGGAGAAGTACACCCTGACCCTATccgccttctccttctccttctacaTGGCAGCCCAGTTCTACCCGAGGCTCTACGTCCTCGTACCCACAGCCGTGGTTCTTGGACTGGGCGCTGCGTCGCTTTGGGCATCTAAGGGCACTTACATCACGAAG TCAGGAAAGCGCTACGCTGAGATTACAGGAGAAGACGCCTGTGCTGTTATCACCAGATTCTTCAGTATTTTCTATATGTTTTATCAGTCAACCCAGGTGTGGGGAAACCTACTGTCTTCTGCAG TATTATCTGTCAATGCTGAGGTCGAGTTCAACAAATCCGACGAGCACTTGGACCTTTGCGGATACAACTTCTGTGTAAATAACAGGAACTACAACGAGTCCTTCACTGATGGCAACGAAACACAGGACATCTCCAGCCAATTGCCAAAACCTGCTAATTGGCAAATCTATGCATTGGCGACAGTCTACCTGGCTGGTCCCATTCTCGCGACACTGCTGCTCTTGACTTTCTTGGACCCAATTAAAGG ATCGCAAGAGAACACGATGGAAGGGAAGAGCGGTTGCCAGCTAATAGCCGCCACCTTCAATCACCTACGTCATCCGTATCAAATGTTGCTGGTTCCTCTTACCATCTGGTCAGGCGTCGAGCGGGCATTCCTAGGTGCAGATTTCACGGCA GCTTACGTATCCTGCAGCCTTGGGATCCACATGGTAGGCTTTATCATGATCTGCTATGGGGCCTTTGACGTCCTTGCTTCCATGAGTGCCAGCACCATGGTAAGGATCTTCGGGAGAGTGCCGCTGATAATCCTGGCTTTCCTCATCAACTTGTCTATGATCATCACCTTGATCTACTGGAGTCCAAATCCGCAACAAATGCCAGTGTTCTTCGCCATCTCTGGCCTTTGGGGTCTCGCGGATGGCATCTGGCAAACTCAGATCAATT ctTTGTACGGAGTTCTGTTCGCTGGCAACACCGAAGCAGGTTTCAGCAACTGTCGCCTTTGGGAAGCCACCGGATTCTCAATTGCCTTCGCCTGCAGCTCCGTTCTTTGCATCCATTCCAAGATAATCGTCATAATTACGATCTTGGTCCTTGGAGTAACGGGATACCTTATCATCGAAGTCATCGAAAAATCAGGTGGTCTTTATAAACGAAGTGATTGA